A single window of Zea mays cultivar B73 chromosome 10, Zm-B73-REFERENCE-NAM-5.0, whole genome shotgun sequence DNA harbors:
- the LOC100279111 gene encoding uncharacterized protein LOC100279111, whose translation MASAFFFDAEPDCEPSLLPTLDACALCAKPLGRDCDIFMYRGDTPFCSEECRDEQMQLDAIRARQQAARSAARRQQQHSSRTESRHQESMKVSVAT comes from the coding sequence ATGGCCTCCGCCTTCTTCTTCGACGCCGAGCCGGACTGCGAGCCCAGCCTGCTGCCCACGCtggacgcctgcgcgctctgcgCCAAGCCGCTGGGACGCGACTGCGACATCTTCATGTACAGAGGGGACACGCCCTTCTGCAGCGAGGAGTGCCGCGACGAGCAGATGCAGCTCGACGCCATCCGCGCCAGGCAGCAGGCCGCCAGGTCCGCCGCACGGAGGCAGCAGCAGCACTCCTCCAGAACGGAGTCCAGGCACCAGGAGTCCATGAAGGTATCCGTGGCGACCTGA